TTACTTTTCATATCTGTTTTCTATTCGCGTCTTACGATTCAATCATTTTTAAAAATTCCGGCTCATCGATGATGGGTATTTTCAACTTTTCGGCCTTTTCCCTTTTCGAGGGTCCCATTTTGTCTCCGGCCAACAGGTAATCTGTTTTCCCGGTAATAGAGCCGGCGTTTTTTCCCCCGTTCTGTTCGACTAGTTCACTCAACTCTTTTCTGCGTTGCGAGGTCCCGAAATTCCCGGAAATCACGAACGTCAGTCCTTTCAGCTTCTCGGAGGTCGGGAGGGAATCTTCATCAACTTCCATGGTGAGTCCGGCCTTGCGTAATTGCTGGATTAAAATACGGTTTTTTTCGTCGTCAAAATAATTCTGGAGGGATTGTGCCATTTTCTCACCAATCTCATCGACGGCAATCAACTCTTCCAGCGGGGCATCTTCCAGCTTTTCAATCGAACCAAAGGCACGGACAATCTTTTTGGCGGCCGTTTCACCAATGAAGCGGATTCCCAAACCGAACAGGACTTTTTCAAATGGTTGCTGCTTCGATTTTTCAATTCCGTTTACCAGGTTGTTAACCGATTTTTCCTGAAAGAAATCAAGTGCCAGAATTTGCCCCTGCTTTTCCGGTAAATCGTAAATACTGGCCACATCGGTCAATAAGCCTTTGTCGAAAAACAACCGAATCGTTTCCTTGCCCAGACCTTCGATATCCATGGCACCACGGCTGCAGAAATGCTCAAGCTTTCCTTTCAGCTGGGGAGGACATCCGTTTTCGTTGGGACAGTAATACGCTGCTTCGCCTTCTGTACGCTTCAATTCGGTTCCACACTCCGGACAATTGGTAATGAATTCGACTTTCGCCGCATCGTTCTGCCTGGAACTGGTATCGACACCCACAATTTTGGGAATGATTTCACCGCCTTTTTCTACGTACACCTGGTCGTCGATGTGCAAATCGAGGTTGGCAATGATATCGGCATTATGAAGCGAAGCTCTTTTCACTATGGTTCCGGCCAGCAGAATAGGTTCCAGATTGGCGACGGGCGTAACAGCGCCGGTTCGTCCCACCTGGTAAGTGACGGCTTTCAGACGGGTTGCCAACCGTTCGGCCTTGAACTTATATGCAATGGCCCAACGGGGAGATTTGGCTGTGTAGCCCATCTCTTCCTGGATTCGTCGTGAGTTTACTTTGATGACGACACC
This Prolixibacter sp. NT017 DNA region includes the following protein-coding sequences:
- the ligA gene encoding NAD-dependent DNA ligase LigA; the protein is MTSEKTRKRILELREQLEQHNYNYYVLNQPVIGDETFDRLMNELIELEKEAPELNDPNSPSQRVGSDINQQFTQVRHTYPMLSLSNTYSESEVQEFDQRTRKLVDEPFTYVCELKFDGTSISITYENGQLVRAVTRGDGVQGDDVTANVKTIRSVPLKLKGDYPEKFEIRGEVLMPFASFEKLNGARAEAGEAPFANPRNVASGTLKLQNSSEVAKRNLDAIFYYVLGDNLPSDGHLELLEKAKNWGFKISEHTRACKTVDEIFDYLHYWDEERKNLPVATDGVVIKVNSRRIQEEMGYTAKSPRWAIAYKFKAERLATRLKAVTYQVGRTGAVTPVANLEPILLAGTIVKRASLHNADIIANLDLHIDDQVYVEKGGEIIPKIVGVDTSSRQNDAAKVEFITNCPECGTELKRTEGEAAYYCPNENGCPPQLKGKLEHFCSRGAMDIEGLGKETIRLFFDKGLLTDVASIYDLPEKQGQILALDFFQEKSVNNLVNGIEKSKQQPFEKVLFGLGIRFIGETAAKKIVRAFGSIEKLEDAPLEELIAVDEIGEKMAQSLQNYFDDEKNRILIQQLRKAGLTMEVDEDSLPTSEKLKGLTFVISGNFGTSQRRKELSELVEQNGGKNAGSITGKTDYLLAGDKMGPSKREKAEKLKIPIIDEPEFLKMIES